The following are from one region of the Trichoderma breve strain T069 chromosome 5, whole genome shotgun sequence genome:
- a CDS encoding serine carboxypeptidase domain-containing protein, protein MLSAGVLLGGLASLAVAQFPPKPEGVTVLRSKFHENVTISFKEPGICETTPGVKSYAGHVHLPPRLLEDADGEPQNYPVNTFFWFFEARKNPDTAPLAIWLNGGPGSSSMLGLLMENGPCFVNEDSKSTVLNPWSWNNEVNMLYIDEPNQVGFSYDIPTNCTANLSDGGFKLEPADFSTQIPDLNFTSMAAHALWHFAQAWFSEFPHYKPSDDRISIWAESYGGHYGPGFMRFFQQQNEKIADGTIEDEHAHFLHLDTLGIVNGWLDSLIQEEAYIDFPYNNTYGIQVFNQSIYDELKHNFTKPKGCRDQLKRCQQSLSLFDVATINDQRVNFVDLCEMDSWCDGAAVGTYFGLDSGWFDISHPLRDPFPPSHVYGYLTEEAVLGAIGSPVNFTATSAAVSSNFASSHDDQHGGFIDAVGYLLDHGVKVHMMYGDRDYACNWIGGEKASLAVPYSHSKDFANAGYAPLLSEKGVSGLTRQYGNYSFSRVFQAGHMVPSYQPEAAYDIFMRATFNRDIATGLLLVKDDLSTDGPSDTWHVKHEPPERPTPKCYILAPQSCVSELWEKVVAGTAQVREWFVLEETEEEQVTDEL, encoded by the exons ATGTTGTCGGCAGGAGTGCTGCTAGGTGGCCTGGCCAGCCTAGCGGTTGCGCAGTTCCCGCCAAAGCCAGAGGGCGTCACCGTGCTAAGGTCCAAATTCCACGAGAATGTCACCATTTCCTTCAAGGAG CCGGGCATTTGCGAGACCACTCCAGGCGTCAAGTCGTATGCCGGCCACGTCCATCTTCCTCCGCGGCTCCTTGAAGATGCAGACGGCGAGCCTCAAAACTATCCCGTCAACAC cttcttttggTTCTTTGAGGCCCGCAAGAACCCTGATACTGCTCCCCTCGCCATCTGGCTCAATGGAGGGCCCGGGTCCTCGTCCATGCTCGGTCTGCTCATGGAAAACGGCCCTTGCTTTGTGAATGAAGATTCCAAGTCGACTGTGCTCAACCCGTGGAGTTGGAACAACGAGGTCAATATGCTGTACATTGACGAGCCCAACCAAGTTGGCTTTTCCTATGATATCCCCACCAACTGCACGGCCAATCTCTCAGACGGGGGCTTCAAGCTTGAGCCCGCCGACTTCTCCACTCAGATCCCCGACCTCAACTTTACCTCCATG GCTGCCCACGCCTTGTGGCACTTTGCCCAGGCCTGGTTCTCCGAGTTTCCTCACTACAAGCCCAGCGACGATCGCATCAGCATCTGGGCCGAGAGCTACGGAGGCCACTACGGCCCGGGATTCATGCGCTTCTTTCAACAGCAAAACGAAAAGATTGCCGATGGCACGATTGAGGATGAGCACGCCCACTTCCTTCACCTGGATACACTCGGTATTGTCAACGGTTGGCTCGACTCTCTGATTCAAGAGGAGGCGTACATTGACTTTCCGTACAACAAT ACTTACGGCATCCAAGTCTTTAACCAGTCCATCTACGACGAATTAAAGCACAATTTCACAAAGCCAAAGGGCTGCAGAGACCAACTAAAGAGATGCCAGCAGAGCCTCAGTCTCTTTGACGTTGCGACCATCAACGACCAGCGAGTCAACTTTGTCGACCTCTGCGAGATGGACAGTTGGTGCGACGGTGCGGCTGTTGGTACCTACTTTGGCCTCGACAGTGGTTGGTTCGATATTAGCCATCCTCTCCGGGACCCCTTCCCGCCGAGCCATGTTTATGGTTATTTGACCGAGGAGGCCGTCTTGGGCGCCATTGGATCCCCAGTCAACTTTACCGCTACTTCGGCTGCTGTGAGCAGCAACTTTGCTAGCTCCCACGACGACCAGCATGGAGGATTCATAGATGCTGTGGGTTATCTGCTTGACCACGGCGTCAAGGTTCACATGATGTACGGTGACCGTGACTACGCATGCAACTGGATTGGTGGCGAAAAGGCGTCTCTGGCGGTCCCCTACTCTCACTCCAAAGACTTTGCGAACGCGGGTTATGCACCACTCTTGTCGGAGAAGGGCGTGTCTGGCCTGACTCGACAATATGGTAATTACAGCTTTTCCAGAGTGTTTCAAGCGGGCCACATGGTGCCATCGTATcagccagaagctgcttACGACATTTTTATGCGCGCTACGTTTAACCGCGATATCGCGACCGGACTGCTGCTAGTCAAGGACGATTTGTCAACGGATGGGCCCAGTGATACCTGGCATGTCAAGCATGAACCGCCCGAGAGGCCTACGCCCAAGTGCTACATCCTGGCACCTCAGAGCTGTGTGTCTGAGCTGTGGGAGAAGGTTGTGGCTGGTACTGCTCAGGTTAGGGAGTGGTTTGTCCTTGA